The Virgibacillus phasianinus genome includes a window with the following:
- a CDS encoding HsdM family class I SAM-dependent methyltransferase, with amino-acid sequence MAMNNFVKRIQNVMRNDSGVNGDAQRIEQIVWILFLKIYDAKEEAWELYEDDYNSIIPEELKWRNWAVDRKDGEALTGDALLDFVDNKLFPVLKKLETDEETPMSQIIVRAAFEDANNYQKDGVLLRQVVNIIDEIDFTEYKERHEFGAIYESFLKDLQSAGNAGEFYTPRAVTDFMVEVTKPVLGEKIADFACGTGGFLTSALNALDKQIDNSLENKELYNESVHGVEKKSLPHMLCVTNMLIHDIDDPNVLHGNSLEINYRDLRKMEAYDVILMNPPYGGSEKESVKVNFPMELRSSETADLFMNVIMYRLKKNGRAAVILPDGFLFGTDNAKFNIKKKLFNDFNVHTVIRMPHSVFAPYTSIRTNILFFDNTEPTKETWFYRLDMPEGYKNFSKTRPMKLEHFNDAINWWDNREEIEMDGFPKAKKVSIGEIEEKNYNIDLCGFPQAEEVILEPMDLIQEYQEKRASLNAEIDHVLRQITARLGGN; translated from the coding sequence ATGGCAATGAATAATTTTGTAAAAAGAATTCAAAACGTTATGCGCAATGATTCTGGTGTTAATGGAGATGCCCAGAGAATCGAGCAGATTGTGTGGATTCTATTTTTAAAGATATATGATGCAAAAGAAGAAGCATGGGAACTTTATGAAGATGATTATAATTCAATCATTCCAGAAGAGTTAAAATGGAGAAATTGGGCAGTTGACCGTAAAGATGGAGAAGCTCTAACAGGAGATGCTTTACTTGATTTTGTAGATAATAAATTATTTCCCGTACTTAAAAAGTTAGAAACTGATGAAGAAACGCCGATGAGTCAAATTATTGTAAGAGCAGCGTTTGAGGATGCTAATAACTATCAAAAAGATGGCGTATTGCTTCGTCAAGTTGTGAATATTATCGATGAAATTGACTTTACAGAATATAAAGAGCGACATGAATTTGGCGCTATTTATGAATCATTCTTGAAAGATTTACAAAGCGCTGGAAATGCTGGTGAGTTCTATACACCAAGGGCAGTCACGGACTTTATGGTAGAAGTAACTAAACCAGTATTAGGTGAAAAAATTGCTGATTTTGCTTGTGGTACGGGTGGTTTCTTAACCTCTGCCTTAAATGCATTGGACAAACAAATCGATAATTCCCTTGAAAATAAAGAATTGTATAATGAATCTGTTCATGGTGTAGAAAAGAAATCATTGCCACATATGTTATGTGTTACAAATATGCTAATCCATGATATTGATGACCCAAATGTTCTTCATGGGAATTCGTTAGAAATCAACTATAGAGATTTGCGAAAGATGGAAGCTTATGATGTGATTTTAATGAATCCGCCATACGGGGGAAGTGAAAAAGAAAGTGTCAAAGTGAATTTCCCGATGGAACTTAGAAGCTCTGAAACAGCCGATTTATTTATGAATGTGATTATGTATCGGTTAAAGAAAAATGGGCGAGCAGCAGTTATTTTACCGGATGGATTCTTATTTGGGACGGATAATGCCAAATTCAATATAAAGAAGAAGTTATTCAATGATTTTAATGTACATACAGTGATACGAATGCCACACAGTGTATTTGCGCCATACACATCTATCAGAACGAATATTTTATTTTTCGACAATACAGAGCCAACGAAAGAGACTTGGTTCTACCGGCTGGATATGCCAGAGGGGTATAAAAACTTTTCGAAAACAAGACCAATGAAATTAGAACATTTTAATGATGCAATTAACTGGTGGGATAACAGAGAAGAAATCGAGATGGATGGTTTTCCGAAAGCGAAAAAAGTTTCTATCGGTGAGATTGAGGAAAAGAATTACAATATTGATTTATGCGGTTTCCCACAAGCGGAAGAAGTCATTCTTGAACCAATGGATTTGATTCAGGAATACCAGGAAAAGCGAGCATCCTTAAATGCCGAAATTGATCATGTTCTAAGACAAATTACCGCGCGTCTTGGAGGTAATTAA
- the hsdR gene encoding EcoAI/FtnUII family type I restriction enzme subunit R has translation MGKRHLSEEDIKARYITPAITDAGWDIKKQVRLEYPFTAGRIILRGNVTARGKRKRADYVLFYKNNFPLAIIEAKDNNHSVGAGLQQAIDYAKYLDVDYVYASNGDGFVEQNLITGQVRELRVEEFPSPEDLYQRYLADKHIDKAEEKVILEPYYYIPNYKTPRYYQRVAINRTVEAVAKGQERALLVSATGTGKTFMTFQIIYRLWRSGLKKRILFLADRNVLIDQTMTGDFKPFSGKMTKVKNKNLDSSYEIYLALYQQLAGDDGEETYRQFQPNFFDLIVIDECHRGSAKEESAWRKVLDYFSSATHVGCTATPIETKEASSITYFGEPIYEYSLKQGIDDGYLAPYKVIRIGLDRDLEGYRPEAGKVDKHGYEIEDREYNVKDFDRHLVIDDRTQVVAAKVTELLKKTDRFSKTIVFCVDIEHAERMRQALINENKDLYRDDHRYIMRITGDNDEGKMQLENFIDEESTYPVIAVTSKLMTTGVDAKMCKLIVLENNINSMTEFKQIIGRGTRLLEDYGKTFFTIMDFRNASRLFSDPAFDGKPEVVIELPGDEPVIDPPVDDEEDNPEGFEPKDGNDIIIDPGGIDIPGTEDDDKPRKYYIGDVAVSVLSERVQYVDKDGKLITESLIDYTKKNILQQYAKLDDFLKTWTEAEKKQAIVDELQESGVLLEAVREEVGKPELDDFDLICHLAYDKAPLTKKERAENVKKRHYLYQYSEIAQEVITALLDKYADDGIKEIEDTKVLQLKEFAKIGSPMKIVKAFGGKEAYERAVQELTNEIFYA, from the coding sequence ATGGGAAAGCGTCATTTGTCTGAAGAAGATATTAAAGCAAGATACATTACTCCAGCAATTACAGATGCGGGCTGGGATATTAAAAAGCAGGTAAGGCTTGAATATCCTTTTACTGCAGGAAGAATTATATTGCGTGGAAATGTCACTGCCAGAGGGAAAAGAAAAAGGGCGGACTATGTACTCTTTTACAAGAATAACTTCCCTCTGGCAATTATAGAGGCAAAAGATAATAATCATTCCGTTGGAGCTGGTCTGCAGCAAGCAATTGATTATGCCAAGTATCTTGATGTCGATTATGTTTATGCTTCCAATGGTGATGGATTTGTTGAACAAAATTTAATCACCGGACAAGTAAGGGAATTGAGAGTGGAGGAATTTCCTTCACCTGAGGATTTATATCAGCGTTATTTGGCAGATAAGCATATCGATAAGGCTGAAGAGAAAGTTATCTTAGAGCCTTACTACTATATTCCAAATTATAAGACGCCTCGTTACTACCAAAGAGTAGCGATTAACCGGACGGTGGAGGCAGTGGCTAAAGGACAAGAACGTGCACTTTTAGTTAGTGCTACCGGAACTGGTAAAACGTTTATGACCTTCCAAATCATTTATCGGTTATGGAGATCTGGATTAAAGAAAAGAATTCTCTTTCTAGCAGATCGAAATGTATTAATAGATCAGACGATGACCGGGGATTTCAAACCATTTAGCGGAAAGATGACCAAAGTAAAAAATAAAAACCTTGATAGCTCCTATGAAATCTATCTTGCTTTGTATCAGCAGCTTGCAGGAGACGACGGAGAAGAAACATACCGTCAGTTTCAACCGAATTTTTTCGATTTGATTGTCATAGACGAGTGTCACCGGGGAAGTGCGAAAGAGGAGTCTGCATGGAGGAAGGTTCTGGATTACTTTTCATCTGCGACCCATGTCGGATGTACTGCTACACCGATTGAAACAAAAGAGGCATCCAGCATTACATATTTTGGTGAACCTATTTATGAATATTCTTTGAAGCAAGGTATTGATGATGGTTATTTAGCGCCGTATAAGGTCATTCGAATTGGACTTGATCGTGATCTTGAAGGCTACCGTCCAGAAGCAGGAAAGGTCGACAAGCATGGCTATGAAATTGAAGACAGAGAGTATAATGTGAAAGATTTTGATCGACATTTGGTTATAGATGATCGTACACAAGTTGTCGCAGCAAAAGTTACAGAACTCCTTAAGAAAACAGACAGGTTCAGTAAAACGATTGTCTTTTGTGTGGATATTGAACATGCCGAACGGATGCGCCAGGCACTTATTAATGAGAACAAGGATTTATACAGGGATGATCATCGCTATATTATGCGTATCACCGGTGACAATGACGAAGGAAAAATGCAGCTAGAAAATTTCATTGATGAGGAGAGTACTTATCCAGTAATTGCAGTAACTAGCAAACTCATGACTACTGGTGTTGATGCAAAAATGTGCAAACTTATTGTCTTAGAAAACAATATTAATAGCATGACCGAATTCAAACAGATTATCGGCCGTGGCACAAGACTTTTAGAAGATTACGGAAAGACCTTTTTCACCATTATGGATTTCCGTAACGCCAGTCGCTTATTTTCAGATCCTGCATTTGACGGGAAGCCGGAAGTAGTGATTGAGCTTCCTGGGGATGAACCAGTAATCGACCCTCCAGTTGATGACGAGGAGGATAATCCAGAAGGTTTTGAGCCGAAAGATGGAAATGATATTATTATTGATCCTGGTGGAATAGATATTCCGGGAACAGAAGATGATGATAAGCCTCGTAAATATTATATTGGGGATGTTGCGGTTAGTGTCCTCTCTGAACGGGTTCAATATGTCGATAAAGACGGAAAACTGATCACGGAAAGTTTAATTGATTATACAAAGAAAAATATTTTACAACAATATGCAAAGTTAGATGATTTCTTGAAAACATGGACAGAAGCAGAGAAAAAGCAAGCGATTGTCGATGAGTTACAGGAAAGCGGGGTCCTGCTTGAAGCTGTCAGGGAGGAAGTTGGAAAGCCAGAGTTAGATGATTTTGACCTAATTTGTCATTTAGCATATGATAAAGCACCATTAACGAAAAAAGAACGGGCAGAAAACGTAAAGAAGCGGCATTATTTATATCAGTATTCCGAAATTGCACAAGAAGTTATTACAGCATTATTGGATAAATATGCAGATGACGGGATCAAAGAAATAGAAGATACCAAAGTGCTTCAGCTAAAGGAATTTGCGAAGATTGGTAGCCCGATGAAAATTGTAAAAGCATTTGGCGGGAAAGAAGCGTACGAAAGAGCAGTACAAGAACTAACTAATGAAATTTTCTACGCATAA